AGAGAAGGAAGCCTTAATCAAGCCAGCAGGGCGAGGCCAATCAGAACCCAATCAATACCCTACACTTCATCCTCCCCTGTAAGAGCCTGCGGGACAAAGGCACCAAATCTTTCCTCCTCATTCCCGGAGCTGAGCTGCTGGGCCCAGCAATTTGTATGGGGTGGTGAGCAGTGGGCCTACAAGTGGAGAGGGGTCATTACTCTCCAACACCCAACCTCAGTTATGAGGAGGAAAGAACAGCCTGGGGGAAAGGGGTACAGAGGGACACACAAGCAAGCaaaagttgctttttaaaaaagaaagctctttGCTGTGCATTACTTGACCTGAAgtttccctctgtgcctccatCCTCTGACATCTCCTCTGCTCATGCACAGACGCCCCAACACCTTGTTCATATTACGGTCACCTGTGACAATCCTCTGCCGCGTTTTCTGGAAACGCTACCACTTCAAAATCATCATCGGTGCAATCATATTTATTATAGCACTTATGCTGTTCAACTTTATCTACTCTGCACCGGTGAGTGACCACCttggggagagggacaaaggCACTAGTTGCTCTTGGTAGGACTCTGAGGAGACAGCCTCAAGTCGCTCCCTCAGGCTAACTGTTGTCTTTTCTCTCTAGAACTACTTGGCCATGAGCTGGGTCAAACCTGAACTTCGGCTGAATGCTCCCATTAAAACACCCACGAATATCATGAATCCGCCAAGCAGCAGCAATGCCCACTCTTCCATCCTCACCAGCCAGCATCAGAACCTAAATTCTACAACAGACCATGAGCTGAAACTCCTCCAGGGACCTATGAATCGCCTGCAAGACATTTTTCCAGAACTTCCAGCCCCACAAGACTAATTAGTCCATGTCTGCCTGGCTTTTCTCCAGCCCATCATTGGCCCTACCCTCGCGCTTCCTACTAGTTCTCATTTCTGTCTTCTAGGACATAGGCTGGGGGCTTCTGGGACATATGCAAAGAGGGGCATGTTCTGTTAGGAAACCACTTCCAACAAGAACAGAGTTATTGTTGTCATTTTCCCACTGAAGTAAACACATTTTGTCACAAAGAGCTACCCTGTAATTTAAGGGAGTTGAAGAAACTATGAAAGCATGACTCACAAGGACAGGGAACAACATCATCTTTATCTAACACCTCTAGTCCTCAGGGTCTCCTCTAAGAGGCTCTGAAGTCAGAGGGAAACCAAAGGAATGGGGGACTGTGGAGAGAAATGGCCCACGTGGTGGTAAGCAGCTTGCCAAGGCCTCTGCTCTGACCCTTATTGTGCATGTACAAAGCCTTTCCCTCCTCTAGGGCACGCCTGGGATTCGAGGGCCCAAAACAGTATTTGGTCCCATTCACAATGGGAAATCCTTGTTTCTAAGAACAAAAAGCAAGCACTATGGCAGGACCTACCACGCTCAGTTTCTTTGCATCACAAGTTTCTCAAAGGCTGGCCCCGGGTTGGGTGGGGACTGTACTTCATGTCTTCCCCATCCTCTTTGAAAAGCCACAAGGAGCCCATGAGCTGGAATTGCACAGAACTCATCAACTCAATCATTACGCGCACATATACCCTCCCCCATGATGAGACCCCTTCTTCCTACACCACTGCCTGCGTCATCTCAAGAGCCCTCCGAGGTCCCCCCACCACAGGGGTCTAGCCAATCTCACCCTGCCCTCAAAAAAAGAACAGCCCTCTGCTTTGTCAGTTCTAAGTGGTGCTGAGGCCAAGCTCCAGGTCCCCTTTTGTGGGGAAGGTTTGGGAGGATCCCACTTTACTGGCACTTTAGGAGAGCAGTACAGCCTGTGATGCTCACTTAAGCAcatgggagggacagaagaaagcCCAACATGACAAACCCATACACAGCCAACGTGACCTCCTTTCCTTCTGGCTGAGCTGAGGGCTTCTTTCCCAACTGAGAAGAAGGCAAGGTGAGGGTTCTCAGGCTTAGAGCTCAGTAAGAAAGCCCAGACCTTACCCCCACCCAAACCACCCCTAAAAGGAAAGACACTGAATTGGAAGCTCATGTCTGGTTTTCATCAGCCATTTTAAGAATTTCCCTTAGGCTACAGAAGTACAGGGCTAGTAGAGCTCAGAGCTCCAGGCCCTCCAGGGAGACTGGCCTACTGGCCATTTTAATCACAGAGCAGACAGGTGAGCAGCACATGACCCCTTGTCAGATAAGGCAGTGGAATAAGGTTTGACCCACAGAGGAGGACACTCAGGCTCTGTTGCTCAATGACAATGAACTCTTCCAGGCACAGAGGACGAGGGTCCATTGCTCCCAGATTTGCAATAGAATAGCAACGGTTTCTCCACCATTAAGAAACAGAAGCCAAGTTTCCTCTTTGGAGAGTATCCAAGCCGAGGCTATAAAAAGGAAGCTTCTTTACATTTTGAACACTCCCAAGTGGGATTTCAAGAGTCATATAAACACCAAACATGGAGTTCATCAGGCTCCAGAGTCCAGAAACATCTCCAATGGCCAGATCACATGGCAGATGCTGCTTCTGGTATTGAAACATGGAGCTGGCCAGTTTCCTAGTTACTCCCCTGACAACCATTAAGTCGTATAAGCTTCTCTTGACTTGCATACCCAACTTCTGGCCAAACCTGACTGAGGGCTTAAAGGAACCAACTGGGAAGGTCACAAACAAACCAACAGAACCAAGATGCGTGCTAAAGAACAACAGCTGGAGCAGTGAGCCAAAGAGCCCTCCACTGTGGCCACCTACTGAGGGTAGTGAAACAACAGTCTGTTCTGCAGCCCAAGGCTCTTTGGAGAGGCATCCAGATGTCTCTTCTAGCTCAGGCTGCATGTGGAGAGAGCAATGAGTGGAGGGAGAAGGCAACACAGGGAAGAAGTTTCCATCCGGATTTCCAGGGAGAATTCCTCAGGTGGACGGAGGCTTGGacgaaaaaaaaaacccaacaaatatATGCCTGGAAGGTATGAGGAGTTATCCGTGTTGTGTTCTCTgcagatttaaaaatgaaacacaacgATCCTCTGAGTCCAACAAAAAGGCAGCCTGAGCTATGAAattcttttctgtgatttttggcATCAGAACCATATATATACTCTCTGTCCCTTTTAGCTCCCAAGTGGAAGGACTGCAGGGAAAGGCACATCACAGCAGCGCTGCCCCAGGGTAGGTGGGCTTCCTGAACCAGCTAAATGTCCCCATGGATGTCAATGGCAATGCAGTATCCCTGCATTCAAAGCTCCAGTGAGAGAACACAGAGTCCCTGACCAGCTGCTGGAGACTGGAGAAGACCCAGCTGGCTTGACACTCAGGCCAGCGCTGGCTCACGGTGACAGCCGCAGGCATGGCAGTAGCGGGATAGCTCAGTAGAAACGCTTCCGGCTCTGTTCCTGCCATTTGTTGTACAGTATGATGCCAATGACAATGGCAAATACGGAAAACACCAGCGAGAAAAAGACGATGAGGAAGAGGGCCAGGCCACTCAGGGGGGGCAATGGGGCAGTCACTGAGGAAACAAGAGGGAAGCACGTCAGAATCAGGAGCCCACCCAGTTGGAGTATCAAGTCCCCAGTTTCTGACACTCATTTCTGGGAGCCCGAGGGCAGAAAGACACTCCCTTTCCAGGggcctcaatttaaaaaatgagcagccctactcatctgtaacatggagaCCAGCAGAATGGCAGGAGCCTGTGCTCCATGAACACAGGAAATGGCCCAGCGAGCTGTGGGTGCAAGTCACCCCAGACCTCCCAGGCACAGGGACCTCCTCTCTAAGCACAGGGCCATTTCCCCGATCCCCTGCGCTCACCCTCAGGCAGCTTCATGTTGTCCACCGAGGGCAGGAACACATCTCGATGCAGCTTCTCCTCTTCTGGGGTTCTCTCCACCGTCAGTTCAAACAACTTCAGGGAGATGACGTCGTGATTATCTAAAGGAAAAAAGCATAGGGAGGACCCAAACCACCCCAAAAAGAGGTATCTTGGGAGTTTCACGCTACAGCTCATTAGCAGTgaccctggattttttttttagaaacataagtaatctctccatcctgcgtgaggctcaaactcatgaccccaaaatctagagtcagatgttgtgccaattgagccagccaagtgccccgcTAGCAGTGactgaaaaaaataactgaaacctGTTTCCTTTCATGTAAAAATAAGGATGGGGAATAGAGAATAATCTATTACTGAGGATTTAAGTTTTTATCAACAGGCATGCATTAtctatatagttttaaaaaacttaGATATAATGCAAGCATTAAAGCCCACCTCGTACGTAAAACCTTGGAACACAGTGAGGGAAGACACAGCACCAGTTTCCCATCCGTGCAGACAATATGCCCAAGCAATATAGGAAAGGGCCTCATGCCAGCTGATTAATAGGCCTTGAGCAGGGCATAGCTATTGGCATGGCACACACTTTCCATCTGGGCAATGACATTCTCCACAGTTGCTTATAACTATCACCCTGAATATCTCACTAATAATTACTAGAGAAAGGATCAAGGAATTAGGGActcccatttttttcctctattttttaagattttatttatttgagagcatgcacacatgcacgtgcatgagtttgggaggggcagagggacaagtggactccccactgagcggggagcccaacacagggctccatcccagaacctctgggatcatgacttgaatggAGGATGGACGCTtgactgactgacccacccaggtttgctttttctctttttaaagtgttGTTATAATCTCATTGATTCAAACATGTTTGATGTGTTTCAAGACATTGAACTTGTTTACATCTTATAGATGATCAACATGACCCATCTGCCTCCAGTGAGAGCCCACTCAAGTTGGCTCTTGAGCTCTTTTACATGAACCTAGAAGTTTTTATCTTCCTTGCTTTCCTGGAAAGTTCCCAGCTTCCCCGTTTCCTGCCTCAGACCTGGtatcagtcatttctccaagaagctcTTGTTTCCTTTAGCAGGAACTGGTATTAAGAGACCACAAAGCTGAATGCTAGGGGTACTCATGGCTACCAGCATGGTCACTAGagactggatttctttttttttttttttttttaaagattttatttgtcagagagagagcaagcgagagcgagcacaggcagacagagtggaaggcagagtcagagggagaagcaggatccctgcggagcaaggagcccgatgtgggactcgatcccaggacgccgggatcatgacctgagccgaaggcagctacttaaccaactgagccacccaggcgtcctgagactggatttcttaagaaaaagacCTAATTTGTATTTAGGGCTATCCTACAGCCAGAGAACAGAGACTTACTAATGTAGACAGTATCACTGAACATCTGGAGCAAAGGACTTTTTCAgataaaaattattctatttcctactagctttattcataatgaaTTACACTAGTCAAAAAGCCCAAAAGTTCAGTGCCTTAcctcttctccaaagaggttaTGATTAAAGCTCAAGCCAAGGGACAGAATAAACACGGAAGGGGAAGCTACAAGTTGGAAATAAGTAGGAAGAAAATCCAGAGATAGAAAAGTAAAAGAACTAGGTACTGTTAATGCCACATAAATCAAATAGGAGTTTCAGAGTAACTGGTCAAACCAGCTAAAGAGAGGACAGAGAGCAAGGGCTGAGAAGAAAGTACCATGCGTGCCGAGGAAAGAGAAGTAGTTTGGATGAGAACAGTGCTAACATCTGGCTGAGATGCCCAGGAGGCCTGAGTGCAGCGGGCTAGAGTGGGGGATGGCCTGGATACAGAAGCCCCTGAACATACAACACATTCAAACACCAAGCTGGGGGCTGTCAGAAGAGGGACAACAGAGTCAGAGAGTTCAAGGAAAAGCTTAAGAGAAGGGGAGCTCAGCACACCAGGAGCTGGATGGGAAGGAACCAGACTGCAGAAAGGGCACCAGACATGAAGCACAAAACTCCAAACACGGGCTGGAAGAGCTGGCCTGAAGAGGCAGACCCTGCTTTCCATAGCACCAACCGTCTCCTAGAGCCAAATGCACTAGCCTGGGGTAGGGGTGTTTAAGGGTACCAGACCACCAGAAGAGAAGCACTGTCCAGGTACTTCCCAGAGCTCTCTTTGTCTGGCTCTCCCCTCAGAAGCCTTGCTAAGGCCCGGCACTCAAGACAGGACCTCGGTCAGGACAAATAAAGAGTGCTCATGGCAATACCCGAGAGATCCCCAGTGATGGAGGAGGTGCCAAAGTAGTAGCCCCGGGGCAGACGGACCCCGGGCACCTCGATGCAgtccctccactcatgcttgcCATCGATGTCCATCATTatctagaataaaaagaaaagatacataagGGCTATGAAAGCAGGTGCAAGGCAGCCCATACCACCAACTGGTCGAGAAAGCAAGGACTCACCGTCAAATGTCTCTTGACATAGCGAATCACAAGGAAGGTGTCATAGTGCAGATTGCGGACAATGGCCGTACAGCCCCCCAGCTCTGTAGGCCGCCCATCCCGCTCATGATCGTAGCTGAGTGAGCCATTGTTCACCATGGCTGAGATATAGGGGAAGACCCGCTgggaaagcagggaaggaagaacAGAGGACAGTAAGGAAGCACACTTAGGAATGCCTGTACAAACAGCAATGGGAATTTTGCACATACAAGCTAAGCCCCTCCGGCAGACCAGACAACCACTCCACCTCATCCTTAGCGGCCCCTGAGAATGCACACTCAGATGATCAAAGGCTATGGCCCAGGAAGCAACTGAACTCTCCACCTGCCTTCAGGAATCCCCCTTGCTACCAACCCAGGTGGGCCTGAAATGGCCCCTCTGGAGTCTGACTCAAATCCTTCCAGAGATCACTGTTTGGCACTCACATACATACATGGCCCAGGACCGGTAGTTTCCTTTTGATGTATATATACCTTCTCCCCAATTTGCCATGTAAACCCCtcgaagggaaaaaaatcactatacTTGTATGTCCCCATCTTCCAtcccccacaacctcccaccccccaccctctcaGGTGAGCATTTTGCACAGAGCAGGTACTCTGAAAATACCTGTTTGATCAGGGAAATCTTTCCATTCCAGATAGCTCCTTTCAAATCCTCAAATCCTGTAAGCATATGATGGATGCTAAATGGATCAGGACTCAGAACCAGCACTGCCAGAACCAGGCTGCTGGCTGGTGTTCTCCAGCCACAAGGACTGTTCTTAGTCGAAAGACCTTCCAGCCCACTTAAGCTTCACCTACACATAACTTCTCCCCATAATACCCTGGGCAAGTTCTCCTACTGCAAGCTTCCCCATAAGCTACCAATCTTCCCACCTACTTCAGAGGCCCCGTCTCTCCAACAGTTGGAGGAGCGAATTCATCCTCAGAAATGATAGGCTAACTATTTAAGAACCAGCCCAGTGCTGAGGCAGTGCAGAGGCAGGGTGATGAAAGGAGAGGAAACAGATACATGCCCCTTCTCTGGTGACTTCCTCATTGTCCTCAATAGTCAACATGCAAGGTGGAGATGCAGTCAAAATCAGAGACTGGTGACTCTCAAGACAACAGCCACATGGGTGTGAACAGGAGCAAATGCTGAATGGACACAGAGGGAGTAAGGCATGGCCATGGTATGTCAAGACTGAGTACCTGGACTCCTGGAGAATATCTCCTCTTCTGGGCCTGAGAGGGTCCAGCaggtttttataaaaatgaaagaggacaCAGAAGACAGGAGACCAGGTCAGAAAGAAACAGCCATGGAAGAGCTTTGACCCAGCCGTGGTGGATGAGCAAACCGATCTAAATCCCCAAACAGAACTGCCGGATCTGTAGAGGGCATTTAGCAAGTCCTTACACCCCTCAAAATTACAGGCAAAACTATGTGGACAGATTGCTTGTATGTTTTCTAAGGAGAGGGTCTGTTACTATCCAATTCTTAAAGGGGCCCACTAGGAAAACCTCTCTAAGGCTTTCAGAGACTTCAAAAAACACACAGCATTCCACTGTCCAAGAAGGCCCCACTTTGCTTATGTCTCTGAGAAGGCCAGGCCATGTGTTTTTGTCTGTACAGCTGCAGCAAGGGGAGACAAAGGAGTGACAAAGAGGgcccatttcttccaaattcaaGAATCTTAGCCTAAAGGATAAATCCCACCACTTGAGAGACAATGGAGTTAACTCTAATCCAGAGGGATCATTTACCCTCTAATTGAACCTCATGGACATATATTTCCAAACAGCTGCTGTCATTCTAACCTACAATATGTGGACAGGGAAAAAGTTCCGTGTGAGCACTGCAGTATGGCAGATTTAGAAAAATCAAGAGGCTCAGGGATATTTAGCTTTGGTCCAGAGAACTGCTACAGTTCTAAGCTACTAGCGACAGGAGATACCCACACAAGCTCAGCCCAGCTCTACCCTATGGGAAGGATGTGTGAGGGTGTAGAGCCTGAAGCATTCCTCCTCCTATCAGTGAGCACCTATTAGGAACTGGGCACCGTTCCTGATGCCGGGGGCTCACAGAGCTGACATCACAATGGAAgagataacaaataaataaaattacttcagagagagaggtgCCCAGCTGGTTCACTTGGAAAAGCAAGCaacttctgatctcagggtcatgagttcgagccctactTTAGGTATAGGGGCTACTTAAAGAAATACAACTCACAAAAAAGCATTTCAGAAAGTACTAATGCTATGATGAGAATATAACAGGCAACATGATAAACTGCTAAGGGAACAAGCTCTCTGAGGAGTTGAGGCCTCATCTTTGGAGAGAGCCACCAAAAGATCTGCGGGCATAAGAAGCATGAGATCGACCTCTTTGAGGACCAGGAGGAGACAGCAGTGTCTGACACACAGCCAGTGAGGGAGAGGTGGGTGTGAGCTGAGACACAAGCCAGATCACACTGGGCCTCAGAAGCCACAGGAGGAAGGAGCACAGGGCAAGTCTCAGAGCAGACCCCCACTGCTCTGCTTCCATGCTACTGGTGGACTATGCCCAGGTCTACAGAAGGGTACGGAATGTGTCAGTAGGTGATCCAATTCTCAATACTCCTCTCCTACAGCGATCGTGTAGAACAAGGGAATTCATAGTATGCTGTCAACATACAGGAATGGGCTTCTGAAAAGAATGCTCCTAACTTCAGTGAACAATCAGGGAAAAGAAGGGATTAAAAATGCCCTGGGTAGCTCATTTATCAACCCCAGCACGCATGATCAGAAGTTTACATTGCATCtttcaagaaagtgaaagagacaACTCTTCTTAAGCCATCAGAGCCTTCCTCTTCCCAAGGCTGGTGAGGCATCTGATTATCCAGTGACAGCCAGAGGTAAACTGGCCCCCAGCATCCTCTGGGAGAGCCTTCCAGCTGCAATCCCATGTGGGTCCCTCAGTCTCATTCAATAGGTCTGGGAAGGGCAGGGCATAGGatcatctatttctcttttttttttttaatattttatttatttattagacagagagagatcagaagtgggtacagaggcagacagagggaggaagaagcaggctcctagctgagcagagaacctgatgcggggcttgaccctgagattatgacccaagccaaaggtagaggcttaatccattgagccacctaggcgctcccatatatttttcaaaaagcaccACAGACAGTTGTAATATGTGGCCAAATCTAAGAACCACCGCACCAGACACAGTACCCCACAACTTTGAAGAATCTGTCTACTTCAGCAACTTGTGACTTGGCCTTCAACTTTTCACCTCACACTAGTAGTAAGTCTTTAAATGCCCTCTTATTTTCCATGCCCAGGCAGGAGTTAAGTGTTCCTTGGGAAGCCACTAATTTCACACAGcagctcattttctttccttggaaAGCAGCCTATATATAGCCAGAACCAAAGGCTGAAGAATCCCTCAGACTCAGGCAAGGTGGTAGTTTCATTCCTAATTTAAGAGTCACTAAAAATTAGAGTCACTCCTACCTATTGTCCAAATGATTATTGCCTGTAGGATGAAGAAatgtttccaaattttctactacaaagccacttaaaaaaaaaaagaaaaaaagccctcTATGTGGTAATTGTACCCTTAGCCTATCTTGACTAAAGGGAGACCTGTGAACTTGCAGACTTACGGATCCTATGCTAAAATCCCACAGATTCCAAGCATACAAGTAACTGTAAACTAGACAGAAAAAGGAGCCCACCGGCCTCTGTAATCAGGCAGACTGGGTCCTAACAGCAGTTATACGCTCAGAGCTGTATAACCTTGGGTGGATTACCGTAGCTCCTCGAGACATTCCATTTCCTCCCTGTAAGCAGAGAGGGTAATACAGAGCTAGATCACAGGGCTGATCACGAAGATGAAATGAGATACACAGCCTTTAGTAAGCTGTCTGGGAGTCAATAAATGTTCATTCGTTCTAGATACAAATACTACTCCCAGCTGTGCATAGAGGAGCGTCAAggcacacttgatcttagccaaaaggccgagaagcgatgagGAGCGTCAAGGCAAATACGCATCTTTTAGAGCAGTAATTCCTGGACCATTGGCTGTCACAGACTGGTAAAATCTCCAAAAATATGTTGGAGATTAATGGGCTTGCCATTTTTTGACCTATAAACATTAAATTACAATAATGACAGAACAATCatctataataaacatttttaaaataaaattttaataccaaaaaaataacagaatttcatGATAAACAATTTAGCACTCATGAATTCActttactatttctatttttttttttaagattttatttatttatttgacagagacagacatcgagagagggaatacaagcaggctgagtgggaaagggaaaagcaggcttcccgccgagccaagagaccaatgtggggctcagtctcaggaccctggaatcatgacctgagccgaacgcagacacttaacaactgagccacccaggcgcccctactattCCCATTGTTAAGACCAATGaaactggggcacttgggtggctcagtcagttaagcatccaccttcggctcatatcatgatcctggggtcctgggatcaagtcccaccactggctctctgctcacaagggagcttgcttctccctctccctgccgctccctACTCaagctctttgtcaaataaataaataagatcttaaaaaaaaaaaaaaaaaaaagatcagtggaaGTTGTTACCAACCAATATGAGTTCATGAACCAGCATTTAGGAGCCACTCTTCTTAGAGTCATTTTTTCCAACCTAAGGCATAGTGCCGTGGAGTAAGCTGGCCAAGTTTGCTCTCTAGAACCTAGATATGAAgaaaaggagagtgggagaggagagggaaagaacagAGCCACAAAAGCTACTGCCAAGGTGTCTGCAAAGTATCCCCTGGGAATGGCATTTAGTGGTATGAATGAGAATAATGGGCATTTTCAGAGCACTTAcgctgtgccaggcactgtagtCAGTAATGTGCACATACCCATTCATTTACTTCTCACAACCGTAAGTGGTGATATCAGTATCCCCACCGCACTGGTAAGAAAGCTTATTTAAGCAGTAAAACCAGGACTGGAAGCCAAGTAGTCTGGCCCCTCAGCCCTGGCTCAATATCCATGCTTCACTGTTCTCAAATCATTATGGAAAAGTGATTAGTATACACTGTtagaaacaaacagaacaaaagccCTAGGTCTCTAATATAACCTGAAACACAGAAATATTGGAGAATGGCTccagattctaaaaaaggaaagaagaggtgcctgggtggctcagtctcttgaACAATTGactcttcatttcggctcaggttgtgatctcagggttgtgggactgagcccatgCTGGgatcttgtccctctccctctgctcctcctctagcTTGTGTGCGTGTGCCTctctctaacaacaacaacaaaaaagacatcttaaattttaaaaaaaggacaggaaagaggggcacctgtgtggctcaattggtgaagcatccaactcttgattttagcttaggtcatgatcacagggtcatgagatcaagccatgtatagagctccccactcagcaggtagtctgcttcaaattatctctccctctccccttctggtgtgtgcacacacactttctctctcaaataaataattaaaatctttaatatgtatattttttttgtttactcATCAGTTGATAGAACATTGAGTTATATCCATTTTGTGGCTATAAACAGTGCTTATGAACATTTATGCAACTTTTTGTATAGACATGATTTCAATTTCTCTTAGGTATATacacctaggagtgaaattgaTGGATGATATCAACTCTGTATTTAGACATTTGAAGCACTGaccaactgttttccaaaacaactgcccatttcacattcccaaccagcagtgtatgagagttccaattACTCCACACCCTTACCAACACTTACtaggatttgtcttttttatataaGCTATGACTAAATAGCCACAAGTGGGTATTAAgtagcatctcattgtggttttgatttgtatggcCCTGTtggctaatgatgctgaacatcttttcatgtttctccatcctttgtgtatcttctttggggaaatacttattcagatcctttggttattttttttttttaagataaaaactaTTTTCCAAGTAACCTTtacaaccaacatggggctcaaacccacaaccccaatatcaagtgtcacatgctccaccaactgaccCAGCCATTTTTAGATGAGTTGTCTTTTTTACTATAGAactatatctagaatatataaaaacaagtCCCTTATCATATATACAATTTTCActgattttctcccattctgtgggtttatttttactttcttgatggtatCCTCCAAAGCATAAGTTGTTGCTTTGtggggtggttttgtttttcttttgtttgtttgtttttttttaaacgtagactccatgcccagtgtggagcaaatgtggggcttgaactcatgaccctgacatcaagacctgagctgagatccagaatCAGATGcgtaattgactgagccacccaggtgcctgcccctgaaaaaaaaaaagaagtaaaaacggAGAaaagaaagggtgcctgggtggcttggtcagttaagcatctgctttcaatgggcacatgggtggctcagtgggttaagcctcagcctttggcttaggtcatgatctcatgatcccttgctcagcagggagcctgcttctgcctgcctctctgcctactcgtgatctctgtgtgtcaaataaataaatactttaaaaaaaaaaaagcatctgccttcagcttgcatcataatcccatggtcctgggatcaagccccacatcaggctccctgctcagcaaggagcctgcttctccctctccctctccccttccaccctgctcatgctgtcagtcactctctcaaataaataaataaataaaatcttaaaaaaaaaaaaaagtataatctattttttttccccaaatcatctgtttgtgtgtggcttttgtttttggtgtcgTATCTTAAAAACCTTTGCTTGATCCAAGGTAATGAAGAATTaaccctatgttttcttctgagagttttaGTTTTAGCTTTTGCACTTAGTTTTCC
This genomic interval from Mustela lutreola isolate mMusLut2 chromosome 9, mMusLut2.pri, whole genome shotgun sequence contains the following:
- the LMAN2L gene encoding VIP36-like protein isoform X4 — encoded protein: MAATLGPSGWWQRWRQRLSARNWSRMLLLLLLMGSGQGPRQVGAGQTFEYLKREHSLSKPYQGVGTGSSSLWNLMGNAMVMTQYIRLTPDMQSKQGALWNRVPCFLRDWELQVHFKIHGQGKKNLHGDGLAIWYTKDRMQPGPVFGNMDKFVGLGVFVDTYPNEEKQQERVFPYISAMVNNGSLSYDHERDGRPTELGGCTAIVRNLHYDTFLVIRYVKRHLTIMMDIDGKHEWRDCIEVPGVRLPRGYYFGTSSITGDLSDNHDVISLKLFELTVERTPEEEKLHRDVFLPSVDNMKLPEVTAPLPPLSGLALFLIVFFSLVFSVFAIVIGIILYNKWQEQSRKRFY
- the LMAN2L gene encoding VIP36-like protein isoform X3, coding for MAATLGPSGWWQRWRQRLSARNWSRMLLLLLLMGSGQGPRQVGAGQTFEYLKREHSLSKPYQGVGTGSSSLWNLMGNAMVMTQYIRLTPDMQSKQGALWNRVPCFLRDWELQVHFKIHGQGKKNLHGDGLAIWYTKDRMQPGPVFGNMDKFVGLGVFVDTYPNEEKQQERVFPYISAMVNNGSLSYDHERDGRPTELGGCTAIVRNLHYDTFLVIRYVKRHLTIMMDIDGKHEWRDCIEVPGVRLPRGYYFGTSSITGDLSDNHDVISLKLFELTVERTPEEEKLHRDVFLPSVDNMKLPEENTTRITPHTFQAYICWVFFFVQASVHLRNSPWKSGWKLLPCVAFSLHSLLSPHAA
- the LMAN2L gene encoding VIP36-like protein isoform X2 gives rise to the protein MAATLGPSGWWQRWRQRLSARNWSRMLLLLLLMGSGQGPRQVGAGQTFEYLKREHSLSKPYQGVGTGSSSLWNLMGNAMVMTQYIRLTPDMQSKQGALWNRVPCFLRDWELQVHFKIHGQGKKNLHGDGLAIWYTKDRMQPGPVFGNMDKFVGLGVFVDTYPNEEKQQEAQKRRYSPGVQRVFPYISAMVNNGSLSYDHERDGRPTELGGCTAIVRNLHYDTFLVIRYVKRHLTIMMDIDGKHEWRDCIEVPGVRLPRGYYFGTSSITGDLSDNHDVISLKLFELTVERTPEEEKLHRDVFLPSVDNMKLPEVTAPLPPLSGLALFLIVFFSLVFSVFAIVIGIILYNKWQEQSRKRFY
- the LMAN2L gene encoding VIP36-like protein isoform X1 — encoded protein: MAATLGPSGWWQRWRQRLSARNWSRMLLLLLLMGSGQGPRQVGAGQTFEYLKREHSLSKPYQGVGTGSSSLWNLMGNAMVMTQYIRLTPDMQSKQGALWNRVPCFLRDWELQVHFKIHGQGKKNLHGDGLAIWYTKDRMQPGPVFGNMDKFVGLGVFVDTYPNEEKQQEAQKRRYSPGVQRVFPYISAMVNNGSLSYDHERDGRPTELGGCTAIVRNLHYDTFLVIRYVKRHLTIMMDIDGKHEWRDCIEVPGVRLPRGYYFGTSSITGDLSDNHDVISLKLFELTVERTPEEEKLHRDVFLPSVDNMKLPEENTTRITPHTFQAYICWVFFFVQASVHLRNSPWKSGWKLLPCVAFSLHSLLSPHAA